From the Salmo trutta chromosome 30, fSalTru1.1, whole genome shotgun sequence genome, one window contains:
- the LOC115168601 gene encoding ubiquitin carboxyl-terminal hydrolase 19 isoform X1, whose translation MASSSESGRRNGGQRSADDSTSKKKQKDRANQESREAKRAAAGANAEHKKDVFVDWKQNANEVIARLRCGDGVQRVEDVTTTFTDTYCQARFPDGHQWDCHLHEEIEGSCSKVQYKEKSGFLLLVMHKKIPFHSWPSLMQNKKEKQSVKVEAKNGKDQKQPPLVKPVVKPEKSVPETADMAELSAQTSAPPAQCEQRRGKAERGVKRIMNYKPADRPESGVKAGGEGQTKPVSVSKGDLPQEPSAKRTVHPPKDPTSEMPRDTHSKSTSNGKPHSPTGRDLQTSTAGDNRAELLGNGHEGTTPEVAVSHTQQELKVQMEDKKAPESDFKAGAEEVIIPAATVSSAEISPKAGASTNRTERPGEAERTDSETLVRQPPNEADQATETLTPTIQSGSGKPVTATATKQAESPNSSSTQEEKRDRSKEEPLEMKQEEAVPEPMVNLKLLKNDSYEKGTDLMVVNVYMKGIFRETARVIFREQDFTLIFQTSDANFLRLHADCGANTVFKWQVKLRNLIQPEQSTYAFTPSRLDITLKKRHSQRWGGLEAPATQGAVGGAKVAVPSAPSSQASQPGSSKHSLPAKEEPPWVGEGKPKPPRTVDGCLDSVSSRTVSDHVPIKQEPAVTPKPTCMVQPMTHAPPAGSQRSVEEEEEEEEEKVCLPGFTGLVNLGNTCFMNSVIQSLSNTRELRDYFHDRAFENEINCNNPLGTGGRLAIGFAVLLRALWKGTHHAFQPSKLKAIVACKASQFTGYAQHDAQEFMAFLLDGLHEDLNRIQNKPYTETVDSDGRLDEVGEIKVVADEAWQRHKMRNDSFIVDLFQGQYKSKLVCPVCSKVSITFDPFLYLPVPLPQKQKVLTVFYFAKEPHKKPMKFLVSVSKENSSTAEVLESISRSVRIKAENLRLAEVVKSRFHRIFLPSNSLDTVSSSDMLFCFEVLSKELAKERVVVLRVQQRPQVPSIPISKCAACLKPPLSDEEKLKRCTRCYRVGYCNQVCQKKHWSSHKVLCGPNIENVGLPFLVSVPESRLTYARLSQLLEGYSRYSVNVFQPPFQSGRTSPEVTQCLADLPPPAETPEGVGSGDKARGGGGGAGDSEQEDSSLVPESPLETAQASAHPAGDPAGDPDALSTHTTDSGFIEPSSGSQDSQGEKETSCEKAVRPEGKAAVTGYQQPSESASSHTSQFYITILHSNSKEQTLEEKEEAVLDLPEDSSLELVWKNNERLKEYVLVRSKELEFEEDPGSVNETARAGHFTLEQCLNLFTRPEVLAPEEAWYCPKCQQHREASKQLLLWRLPNVLIIQLKRFSFRSFIWRDKINDMVDFPIRNLDLSKFCIGQKDDMQQPPIYDLYAVINHYGGMIGGHYTAYARLPSAQNSQRSDVGWRLFDDSTVTMVEESQVVTRYAYVLFYRRRNSPVERPPRLLGPLGAESPTAAGATASQASLIWQELEQEEEGVEEGPRGLFRPRLGRRRAARREEGVEGQVWRLLRQRIPHYSDDDCVRYFVLGTLAALLALLVNLLYRANWG comes from the exons ATGTGTTTGTGGACTGGAAGCAGAATGCTAATGAGGTGATCGCGAGGCTGCGCTGTGGAGACGGGGTGCAGAGGGTGGAGGACGTCACCACTACCTTCACCGACACATACTGTCAGGCCCGCTTCCCAG ATGGGCACCAGTGGGACTGTCATCTGCATGAGGAGATTGAGGGCTCCTGCAGCAAAGTGCAGTACAAAGAGAAGAGTGGCTTCCTCCTGCTGGTCATGCACAAGAAGATCCCCTTCCACTCCTGGCCTTCCCTTATG CAAAATAAAAAGGAGAAGCAGTCTGTGAAAGTGGAGGCCAAGAACGGTAAAGACCAGAAACAGCCGCCGCTGGTAAAGCCTGTGGTAAAGCCTGAGAAGTCTGTCCCGGAGACGGCAGACATGGCCGAACTGTCCGCCCAGACGTCTGCTCCACCGGCACAGTGTGAACAGAGGCGTGGCAAAGCAGAGCGAGGTGTCAAACGCATCATGAACTACAAACCAGCCGACAGGCCAGAGTCTGGGGTGAAGGCTGGAGGAGAGGGGCAGACCAAGCCGGTCAGTGTCAGTAAAGGGGACCTGCCTCAGGAGCCCAGTGCCAAGCGCACTGTCCATCCCCCCAAGGACCCCACCTCAGAGATGCCCAGGGATACACACTCCAAGTCCACATCCAATGGGAAACCACACAGCCCCACTGGCCGGGACCTCCAGACATCTACAGCTGGTGACAATCGAGCTGAGCTGCTAGGCAATGGCCATGAGGGTACAACACCTGAGGTAGCCGTCAGCCACACGCAGCAGGAGTTGAAAGTTCAG ATGGAGGACAAgaaggccccagagtctgatTTCAAGGCTGGTGCAGAAGAGGTAATCATACCGGCAGCCACTGTGTCCAGTGCTGAGATCAGCCCCAAGGCTGGAGCCTCCACCAACAGAACAGAGAGGCCAGGGGAGGCTGAGAGGACTGACTCTGAGACGCTAGTGAGACAGCCTCCGAATGAGGCTGACCAGGCCACTGAGACTCTAACACCAACCATACAGTCAGGATCAGGGAAGCCTGTGACTGCAACAGCCACCAAGCAGGCTGAGTCCCccaacagcagcagcacacaggaggagaagagagacaggtcTAAGGAGGAACCTCTGGAGATGAAGCAGGAGGAAG CTGTTCCAGAGCCAATGGTGAACCTGAAGTTGTTGAAGAACGACTCGTACGAGAAAGGGACAGACCTGATGGTTGTCAACGTGTACATGAAGGGTATCTTCAGAGAGACAGCCAGGGTGATCTTCAGGGAACAGGACTTCACACTCATCTTCCAGACCAG CGATGCAAATTTCTTGCGTCTTCATGCGGACTGCGGAGCGAATACTGTCTTTAAGTGGCAAGTCAAACTCCG GAACCTCATCCAGCCTGAACAGTCTACGTATGCCTTCACCCCGTCCCGTTTAGACATCACCCTGAAGAAGAGGCACAGCCAGCGCTGGGGGGGCCTGGAGGCCCCTGCAACACAAG GTGCAGTGGGTGGCGCCAAGGTTGCTGTGCCCTCCGCACCGTCCTCTCAGGCAAGTCAGCCGGGCAGCAGCAAGCACTCCCTCCCTGCCAAGGAGGAGCCACCCTGGGTGGGGGAGGGGAAACCCAAGCCCCCTCGGACAGTGGACGGATGCCTGGACAGTGTGTCATCCCGCACCGTCTCAGACCATGTCCCCATCAAACAGGAGCCTGCAGTCACg CCCAAGCCCACCTGTATGGTCCAGCCCATGACCCACGCACCTCCTGCCGGCAGCCAGCGCAGcgttgaggaggaagaggaggaggaggaggagaaggtgtgtCTGCCAGGCTTCACAGGCCTGGTCAACCTGGGCAACACATGCTTTATGAACAGCGTTATCCAGTCTCTGTCCAACACCCGGGAACTCAGGGACTACTTTCATG ACCGGGCGTTTGAGAATGAGATCAACTGTAATAACCCGTTGGGGACGGGTGGTCGGCTGGCCATCGGGTTCGCTGTGCTGCTCCGGGCTTTGTGGAAGGGTACCCACCATGCGTTTCAGCCCTCTAAGTTAAAG GCGATCGTGGCCTGTAAGGCCAGTCAGTTTACAGGCTATGCCCAGCACGATGCCCAGGAGTTCATGGCCTTCCTCCTGGATGGGCTCCACGAGGACCTGAACCGCATCCAGAACAAGCCCTACACAGAGACCGTGGACTCAGACGGACGGCTGGACGAGGTGGGTGAAATAAAG GTGGTGGCAGATGAGGCGTGGCAGAGGCACAAGATGAGAAACGACTCGTTCATCGTAGACCTCTTTCAGGGCCAGTACAAATCCAAGCTCGTCTGCCCAGTGTGCTCCAAG gttTCCATAACCTTTGACCCATTCCTCTACCTTCCCGTGCCCCTGCCCCAGAAGCAGAAGGTCCTCACCGTGTTCTACTTTGCTAAAGAGCCTCACAAGAAACCCATGAAG TTCCTGGTGAGTGTGAGTAAAGAGAACTCGAGCACAGCCGAGGTCCTGGAGTCCATCTCTCGGAGTGTGAGGATCAAGGCAGAGAACTTGAGACTGGCTGAGGTAGTGAAGAGTCGCTTCCATCGGATCTTTCTCCCATCCAACTCCCTGGACACGGTCTCCTCCTCAGACATGCTCTTCTGCTTCGAAGTGCTGTCTAAAGAGCTGGCCAAGGAGAGGGTGGTGGTGCTCCGAGTCCAGCAG AGGCCTCAGGTCCCCAGTATTCCCATCTCTAAGTGTGCTGCCTGCCTGAAGCCTCCTCTCTCGGATGAAGAGAAACTGAAGCGATGTACCCGCTGCTACCGCGTGGGTTACTGCAACCA GGTTTGCCAGAAAAAACATTGGTCCAGCCACAAGGTTCTGTGTGGGCCCAACATAGAGAACGTGGGGCTTCCCTTCCTGGTCAGCGTCCCTGAGTCCAGACTCACCTACGCCCGGCTGTCCCAGCTGCTGGAAGGATATTCAAG GTATTCAGTGAACGTGTTCCAGCCTCCCTTCCAGTCTGGCAGGACGTCCCCAGAGGTCACCCAGTGCCTGGCTGACCTTCCCCCTCCAGCAGAGACCCCTGAAGGTGTGGGGTCAGGGGATAAGGCCAGGGGCGGTGGGGGTGGGGCAGGGGACTCAGAGCAGGAGGACTCCTCTCTGGTTCCTGAGTCTCCACTAGAGACAGCCCAGGCCTCAGCACATCCAGCCGGAGACCCAGCCGGAGACCCAGACGCCCTCTCCACCCACACCACAGACTCAGGTTTCATTGAGCCCTCCTCTGGCTCCCAGGACTcccagggagagaaggagacctCCTGTGAGAAGGCTGTCAGACCAGAAGGTAAAG CTGCTGTGACCGGCTACCAGCAACCATCAGAGTCTGCGTCCAGCCACACCTCTCAGTTCTACATCACCATCCTCCACTCCAACAGCAAGGAACAGACACTGGAGGAAAAGG AAGAGGCCGTTCTGGACCTCCCTGAGGACTCCAGCCTGGAGCTGGTGTGGAAGAACAACGAGCGTCTCAAGGAGTATGTCCTGGTTCGGTCCAAGGAGCTGGAATTTGAGGAGGACCCTGGGTCGGTCAACGAGACGGCCAGGGCTGGACACTTCACCCTGGAGCAGTGCCTCAACCTCTTCACTAGGCCTGAGGTGCTGGCACCAGAGGAGGCATG GTACTGTCCAAAGTGCCAGCAGCACAGAGAGGCCTCCAAGCAGCTGCTGCTATGGCGTCTGCCCAACGTCCTCATCATCCAGCTCAAACGCTTCTCCTTCCGCAGCTTCATCTGGAGGGACAAGATCAACGACATGGTCGACTTCCCcatcag GAACCTAGACCTCAGTAAGTTCTGTATTGGTCAGAAGGACGACATGCAGCAGCCGCCTATCTATGACCTCTATGCAGTCATCAATCACTACGGGGGCATGATCGGAGGTCACTACACTGCCTACGCACGCCTGCCCAGCGCCCAGAACAGCCAGCGCAGTGATGTTG GCTGGCGTCTTTTTGATGACAGTACGGTGACGATGGTGGAGGAGAGCCAGGTGGTGACACGCTATGCCTACGTGCTGTTCTACCGCCGTCGCAACTCCCCTGTGGAACGACCACCTCGCTTACTGGGGCCCCTGGGGGCCGAGTCCCCCACCGCTGCAGGAGCCACCGCCAGCCAG GCATCTCTGATATGGCAGGAActggagcaggaagaggagggtgTTGAAGAGGGCCCCCGGGGCCTGTTCCGTCCCAGGCTGGGGAGGAGAAGAGCAgccaggagggaggagggggtggaggggcagGTGTGGCGGCTGCTGCGCCAAAGGATCCCGCATTATTCCGATGACGACTGTGTCCGATATTTTGTCCTGGGTACCTTGGCTGCTCTACTAGCGTTGTTAGTGAACCTACTCTACAGAGCCAACTGGGGCTAA
- the LOC115168601 gene encoding ubiquitin carboxyl-terminal hydrolase 19 isoform X7 yields the protein MASSSESGRRNGGQRSADDSTSKKKQKDRANQESREAKRAAAGANAEHKKDVFVDWKQNANEVIARLRCGDGVQRVEDVTTTFTDTYCQARFPDGHQWDCHLHEEIEGSCSKVQYKEKSGFLLLVMHKKIPFHSWPSLMQNKKEKQSVKVEAKNGKDQKQPPLVKPVVKPEKSVPETADMAELSAQTSAPPAQCEQRRGKAERGVKRIMNYKPADRPESGVKAGGEGQTKPVSVSKGDLPQEPSAKRTVHPPKDPTSEMPRDTHSKSTSNGKPHSPTGRDLQTSTAGDNRAELLGNGHEGTTPEVAVSHTQQELKVQMEDKKAPESDFKAGAEEVIIPAATVSSAEISPKAGASTNRTERPGEAERTDSETLVRQPPNEADQATETLTPTIQSGSGKPVTATATKQAESPNSSSTQEEKRDRSKEEPLEMKQEEAVPEPMVNLKLLKNDSYEKGTDLMVVNVYMKGIFRETARVIFREQDFTLIFQTSDANFLRLHADCGANTVFKWQVKLRNLIQPEQSTYAFTPSRLDITLKKRHSQRWGGLEAPATQVGGAKVAVPSAPSSQASQPGSSKHSLPAKEEPPWVGEGKPKPPRTVDGCLDSVSSRTVSDHVPIKQEPAVTPKPTCMVQPMTHAPPAGSQRSVEEEEEEEEEKVCLPGFTGLVNLGNTCFMNSVIQSLSNTRELRDYFHDRAFENEINCNNPLGTGGRLAIGFAVLLRALWKGTHHAFQPSKLKAIVACKASQFTGYAQHDAQEFMAFLLDGLHEDLNRIQNKPYTETVDSDGRLDEVVADEAWQRHKMRNDSFIVDLFQGQYKSKLVCPVCSKVSITFDPFLYLPVPLPQKQKVLTVFYFAKEPHKKPMKFLVSVSKENSSTAEVLESISRSVRIKAENLRLAEVVKSRFHRIFLPSNSLDTVSSSDMLFCFEVLSKELAKERVVVLRVQQRPQVPSIPISKCAACLKPPLSDEEKLKRCTRCYRVGYCNQVCQKKHWSSHKVLCGPNIENVGLPFLVSVPESRLTYARLSQLLEGYSRYSVNVFQPPFQSGRTSPEVTQCLADLPPPAETPEGVGSGDKARGGGGGAGDSEQEDSSLVPESPLETAQASAHPAGDPAGDPDALSTHTTDSGFIEPSSGSQDSQGEKETSCEKAVRPEGKAAVTGYQQPSESASSHTSQFYITILHSNSKEQTLEEKEEAVLDLPEDSSLELVWKNNERLKEYVLVRSKELEFEEDPGSVNETARAGHFTLEQCLNLFTRPEVLAPEEAWYCPKCQQHREASKQLLLWRLPNVLIIQLKRFSFRSFIWRDKINDMVDFPIRNLDLSKFCIGQKDDMQQPPIYDLYAVINHYGGMIGGHYTAYARLPSAQNSQRSDVGWRLFDDSTVTMVEESQVVTRYAYVLFYRRRNSPVERPPRLLGPLGAESPTAAGATASQASLIWQELEQEEEGVEEGPRGLFRPRLGRRRAARREEGVEGQVWRLLRQRIPHYSDDDCVRYFVLGTLAALLALLVNLLYRANWG from the exons ATGTGTTTGTGGACTGGAAGCAGAATGCTAATGAGGTGATCGCGAGGCTGCGCTGTGGAGACGGGGTGCAGAGGGTGGAGGACGTCACCACTACCTTCACCGACACATACTGTCAGGCCCGCTTCCCAG ATGGGCACCAGTGGGACTGTCATCTGCATGAGGAGATTGAGGGCTCCTGCAGCAAAGTGCAGTACAAAGAGAAGAGTGGCTTCCTCCTGCTGGTCATGCACAAGAAGATCCCCTTCCACTCCTGGCCTTCCCTTATG CAAAATAAAAAGGAGAAGCAGTCTGTGAAAGTGGAGGCCAAGAACGGTAAAGACCAGAAACAGCCGCCGCTGGTAAAGCCTGTGGTAAAGCCTGAGAAGTCTGTCCCGGAGACGGCAGACATGGCCGAACTGTCCGCCCAGACGTCTGCTCCACCGGCACAGTGTGAACAGAGGCGTGGCAAAGCAGAGCGAGGTGTCAAACGCATCATGAACTACAAACCAGCCGACAGGCCAGAGTCTGGGGTGAAGGCTGGAGGAGAGGGGCAGACCAAGCCGGTCAGTGTCAGTAAAGGGGACCTGCCTCAGGAGCCCAGTGCCAAGCGCACTGTCCATCCCCCCAAGGACCCCACCTCAGAGATGCCCAGGGATACACACTCCAAGTCCACATCCAATGGGAAACCACACAGCCCCACTGGCCGGGACCTCCAGACATCTACAGCTGGTGACAATCGAGCTGAGCTGCTAGGCAATGGCCATGAGGGTACAACACCTGAGGTAGCCGTCAGCCACACGCAGCAGGAGTTGAAAGTTCAG ATGGAGGACAAgaaggccccagagtctgatTTCAAGGCTGGTGCAGAAGAGGTAATCATACCGGCAGCCACTGTGTCCAGTGCTGAGATCAGCCCCAAGGCTGGAGCCTCCACCAACAGAACAGAGAGGCCAGGGGAGGCTGAGAGGACTGACTCTGAGACGCTAGTGAGACAGCCTCCGAATGAGGCTGACCAGGCCACTGAGACTCTAACACCAACCATACAGTCAGGATCAGGGAAGCCTGTGACTGCAACAGCCACCAAGCAGGCTGAGTCCCccaacagcagcagcacacaggaggagaagagagacaggtcTAAGGAGGAACCTCTGGAGATGAAGCAGGAGGAAG CTGTTCCAGAGCCAATGGTGAACCTGAAGTTGTTGAAGAACGACTCGTACGAGAAAGGGACAGACCTGATGGTTGTCAACGTGTACATGAAGGGTATCTTCAGAGAGACAGCCAGGGTGATCTTCAGGGAACAGGACTTCACACTCATCTTCCAGACCAG CGATGCAAATTTCTTGCGTCTTCATGCGGACTGCGGAGCGAATACTGTCTTTAAGTGGCAAGTCAAACTCCG GAACCTCATCCAGCCTGAACAGTCTACGTATGCCTTCACCCCGTCCCGTTTAGACATCACCCTGAAGAAGAGGCACAGCCAGCGCTGGGGGGGCCTGGAGGCCCCTGCAACACAAG TGGGTGGCGCCAAGGTTGCTGTGCCCTCCGCACCGTCCTCTCAGGCAAGTCAGCCGGGCAGCAGCAAGCACTCCCTCCCTGCCAAGGAGGAGCCACCCTGGGTGGGGGAGGGGAAACCCAAGCCCCCTCGGACAGTGGACGGATGCCTGGACAGTGTGTCATCCCGCACCGTCTCAGACCATGTCCCCATCAAACAGGAGCCTGCAGTCACg CCCAAGCCCACCTGTATGGTCCAGCCCATGACCCACGCACCTCCTGCCGGCAGCCAGCGCAGcgttgaggaggaagaggaggaggaggaggagaaggtgtgtCTGCCAGGCTTCACAGGCCTGGTCAACCTGGGCAACACATGCTTTATGAACAGCGTTATCCAGTCTCTGTCCAACACCCGGGAACTCAGGGACTACTTTCATG ACCGGGCGTTTGAGAATGAGATCAACTGTAATAACCCGTTGGGGACGGGTGGTCGGCTGGCCATCGGGTTCGCTGTGCTGCTCCGGGCTTTGTGGAAGGGTACCCACCATGCGTTTCAGCCCTCTAAGTTAAAG GCGATCGTGGCCTGTAAGGCCAGTCAGTTTACAGGCTATGCCCAGCACGATGCCCAGGAGTTCATGGCCTTCCTCCTGGATGGGCTCCACGAGGACCTGAACCGCATCCAGAACAAGCCCTACACAGAGACCGTGGACTCAGACGGACGGCTGGACGAG GTGGTGGCAGATGAGGCGTGGCAGAGGCACAAGATGAGAAACGACTCGTTCATCGTAGACCTCTTTCAGGGCCAGTACAAATCCAAGCTCGTCTGCCCAGTGTGCTCCAAG gttTCCATAACCTTTGACCCATTCCTCTACCTTCCCGTGCCCCTGCCCCAGAAGCAGAAGGTCCTCACCGTGTTCTACTTTGCTAAAGAGCCTCACAAGAAACCCATGAAG TTCCTGGTGAGTGTGAGTAAAGAGAACTCGAGCACAGCCGAGGTCCTGGAGTCCATCTCTCGGAGTGTGAGGATCAAGGCAGAGAACTTGAGACTGGCTGAGGTAGTGAAGAGTCGCTTCCATCGGATCTTTCTCCCATCCAACTCCCTGGACACGGTCTCCTCCTCAGACATGCTCTTCTGCTTCGAAGTGCTGTCTAAAGAGCTGGCCAAGGAGAGGGTGGTGGTGCTCCGAGTCCAGCAG AGGCCTCAGGTCCCCAGTATTCCCATCTCTAAGTGTGCTGCCTGCCTGAAGCCTCCTCTCTCGGATGAAGAGAAACTGAAGCGATGTACCCGCTGCTACCGCGTGGGTTACTGCAACCA GGTTTGCCAGAAAAAACATTGGTCCAGCCACAAGGTTCTGTGTGGGCCCAACATAGAGAACGTGGGGCTTCCCTTCCTGGTCAGCGTCCCTGAGTCCAGACTCACCTACGCCCGGCTGTCCCAGCTGCTGGAAGGATATTCAAG GTATTCAGTGAACGTGTTCCAGCCTCCCTTCCAGTCTGGCAGGACGTCCCCAGAGGTCACCCAGTGCCTGGCTGACCTTCCCCCTCCAGCAGAGACCCCTGAAGGTGTGGGGTCAGGGGATAAGGCCAGGGGCGGTGGGGGTGGGGCAGGGGACTCAGAGCAGGAGGACTCCTCTCTGGTTCCTGAGTCTCCACTAGAGACAGCCCAGGCCTCAGCACATCCAGCCGGAGACCCAGCCGGAGACCCAGACGCCCTCTCCACCCACACCACAGACTCAGGTTTCATTGAGCCCTCCTCTGGCTCCCAGGACTcccagggagagaaggagacctCCTGTGAGAAGGCTGTCAGACCAGAAGGTAAAG CTGCTGTGACCGGCTACCAGCAACCATCAGAGTCTGCGTCCAGCCACACCTCTCAGTTCTACATCACCATCCTCCACTCCAACAGCAAGGAACAGACACTGGAGGAAAAGG AAGAGGCCGTTCTGGACCTCCCTGAGGACTCCAGCCTGGAGCTGGTGTGGAAGAACAACGAGCGTCTCAAGGAGTATGTCCTGGTTCGGTCCAAGGAGCTGGAATTTGAGGAGGACCCTGGGTCGGTCAACGAGACGGCCAGGGCTGGACACTTCACCCTGGAGCAGTGCCTCAACCTCTTCACTAGGCCTGAGGTGCTGGCACCAGAGGAGGCATG GTACTGTCCAAAGTGCCAGCAGCACAGAGAGGCCTCCAAGCAGCTGCTGCTATGGCGTCTGCCCAACGTCCTCATCATCCAGCTCAAACGCTTCTCCTTCCGCAGCTTCATCTGGAGGGACAAGATCAACGACATGGTCGACTTCCCcatcag GAACCTAGACCTCAGTAAGTTCTGTATTGGTCAGAAGGACGACATGCAGCAGCCGCCTATCTATGACCTCTATGCAGTCATCAATCACTACGGGGGCATGATCGGAGGTCACTACACTGCCTACGCACGCCTGCCCAGCGCCCAGAACAGCCAGCGCAGTGATGTTG GCTGGCGTCTTTTTGATGACAGTACGGTGACGATGGTGGAGGAGAGCCAGGTGGTGACACGCTATGCCTACGTGCTGTTCTACCGCCGTCGCAACTCCCCTGTGGAACGACCACCTCGCTTACTGGGGCCCCTGGGGGCCGAGTCCCCCACCGCTGCAGGAGCCACCGCCAGCCAG GCATCTCTGATATGGCAGGAActggagcaggaagaggagggtgTTGAAGAGGGCCCCCGGGGCCTGTTCCGTCCCAGGCTGGGGAGGAGAAGAGCAgccaggagggaggagggggtggaggggcagGTGTGGCGGCTGCTGCGCCAAAGGATCCCGCATTATTCCGATGACGACTGTGTCCGATATTTTGTCCTGGGTACCTTGGCTGCTCTACTAGCGTTGTTAGTGAACCTACTCTACAGAGCCAACTGGGGCTAA